In Arthrobacter sp. SLBN-83, one DNA window encodes the following:
- a CDS encoding NAD(P)H-dependent glycerol-3-phosphate dehydrogenase — MTTDAKPGAARTVAVLGAGSWGTTFAKILADAAIATGTQRAIKLWGRRAEVVEEINTSHRNSDYLKDIVLPESITASTDVRQVLAGAELVVVAVPAQSLRPQLREWKDMIAPGAVVVSLMKGLELGTDARMSEVISQELGLPLERIAVVSGPNLAMEIAREEPTASVVACTDSATAGWLARTCTAPYFRPYTTTDVVGVEIGGIVKNVIALAVGICEGKEMGDNTKASVITRGLAETSRLALALGGEAKTMAGLAGLGDLVATCSSALSRNHTAGRLLGQGLTLEEVGRKMTQTAEGIKSGQAVHELAGKLGVEMPITAAVVAVLAGKLSVDQLGPVLLSRELKPEGDY, encoded by the coding sequence GTGACCACTGACGCAAAGCCGGGAGCGGCCCGCACGGTGGCCGTACTTGGTGCCGGATCATGGGGGACCACCTTCGCGAAGATCCTCGCGGACGCAGCCATCGCCACCGGGACGCAGCGTGCCATCAAGCTGTGGGGCAGGCGCGCCGAGGTGGTGGAGGAGATCAACACCAGCCACCGCAACAGCGACTACCTCAAGGACATCGTCCTGCCGGAGAGCATCACGGCGTCCACCGACGTCCGCCAGGTGCTGGCAGGGGCCGAACTTGTGGTGGTTGCCGTTCCGGCCCAGTCACTGCGCCCCCAGTTGCGGGAGTGGAAGGACATGATCGCCCCCGGCGCCGTCGTCGTCTCCCTTATGAAAGGCCTGGAGCTGGGAACGGACGCCCGGATGAGCGAGGTGATCAGCCAGGAACTGGGACTGCCGCTGGAACGCATCGCCGTCGTCTCCGGACCCAACCTCGCCATGGAAATTGCCCGCGAGGAGCCCACGGCATCCGTGGTGGCCTGCACGGACTCCGCCACGGCCGGCTGGCTTGCCAGGACCTGCACCGCCCCCTATTTCCGGCCGTACACCACCACGGACGTCGTTGGCGTCGAAATCGGCGGCATCGTCAAGAACGTGATCGCGCTGGCCGTGGGAATCTGCGAGGGCAAGGAGATGGGGGACAACACCAAGGCCTCGGTGATTACCCGGGGGCTCGCGGAAACGTCCCGCCTCGCGCTGGCGCTGGGCGGCGAGGCCAAAACCATGGCCGGACTCGCCGGCCTGGGCGATCTCGTGGCAACCTGTTCGTCCGCGCTGTCCCGGAACCATACCGCCGGCAGGCTGCTGGGCCAGGGCCTGACGCTGGAGGAGGTGGGCCGCAAAATGACCCAGACCGCCGAAGGCATCAAGTCAGGCCAGGCCGTCCATGAACTCGCCGGCAAGCTCGGCGTCGAGATGCCCATTACTGCCGCCGTTGTGGCGGTGCTGGCAGGCAAGCTGTCCGTTGACCAACTGGGGCCGGTTCTGCTGTCCCGGGAATTGAAACCTGAAGGCGATTACTGA
- the murA gene encoding UDP-N-acetylglucosamine 1-carboxyvinyltransferase, translating to MSSVLTIRGGVPLTGRVSVRGAKNLVPKAMVAALLGNEPSVLRNVPEIKDVEVVTSLLQLHGVTVEKDPINGDLTLDPKAAKTAPSTAIDAHAGDSRIPILLCGPLIHAIGEAFIPDLGGCKIGDRPIDYHLDVLRQFGAVVEKRPGGIHISAPKGLHGAKISLPYPSVGATEQVLLSATRAEGITELSGAATEPEIVDLIAVLQKMGAIISVQTDRTIRIEGVRDLGGYNHRALSDRNESASWASAALVTRGDIFVEGASQRDMMTFLNTYRKVGGGMDIGEDGIRFYHKGGKLNPLVLETDVHPGFMTDWQQPLVVALTQAEGVSIVHETVYENRFGFTDALIRMGASIQVHRECLGSVPCRFGQRNFLHSAVISGPTQLKGTDIDVPDLRGGFSHLIAALAATGTSRVTGIDIINRGYERFTEKLAGLGADFDITTTK from the coding sequence ATGAGTAGTGTTCTGACAATCCGCGGCGGTGTCCCGCTTACAGGCCGCGTCAGCGTCCGTGGGGCAAAGAATCTTGTCCCCAAGGCAATGGTTGCGGCGTTGCTGGGCAACGAACCTTCGGTGTTGCGGAACGTGCCGGAAATCAAGGACGTGGAGGTGGTCACCTCCCTACTCCAGCTGCACGGCGTGACTGTGGAGAAAGACCCGATCAACGGTGATCTCACCCTCGACCCCAAGGCGGCCAAGACGGCGCCCAGCACGGCCATCGACGCGCACGCCGGAGACTCGCGCATCCCCATCCTGCTGTGCGGGCCGCTGATCCACGCGATCGGCGAAGCCTTCATCCCCGACCTGGGCGGCTGCAAGATCGGCGACCGCCCCATCGACTACCACCTGGACGTCCTGCGCCAGTTCGGCGCCGTGGTGGAGAAACGCCCGGGCGGCATCCACATCTCCGCGCCCAAGGGACTGCACGGAGCCAAGATCTCGCTGCCGTACCCGTCCGTGGGCGCCACCGAGCAGGTCCTGCTGAGCGCCACCCGCGCCGAGGGCATCACCGAACTGTCCGGCGCAGCCACCGAGCCGGAAATCGTCGACCTCATTGCGGTACTGCAGAAGATGGGTGCCATCATCAGCGTCCAGACGGACCGCACCATCCGCATTGAGGGCGTCCGCGACCTTGGCGGCTACAACCACCGTGCCCTCTCGGACCGCAACGAGTCGGCTTCCTGGGCATCAGCTGCGCTGGTGACCCGCGGCGACATCTTCGTCGAGGGTGCATCCCAGCGCGACATGATGACGTTCCTGAACACCTACCGCAAGGTGGGCGGCGGCATGGACATCGGCGAGGACGGCATCCGGTTCTACCACAAGGGCGGAAAGCTCAACCCGCTGGTCCTTGAAACGGACGTCCACCCCGGCTTCATGACGGACTGGCAGCAGCCGCTCGTGGTGGCACTCACCCAGGCCGAGGGCGTCTCGATCGTCCACGAAACGGTGTACGAGAACCGGTTCGGCTTCACCGACGCCCTGATCCGCATGGGCGCCAGCATCCAGGTCCACCGGGAGTGCCTGGGCAGTGTTCCGTGCCGGTTCGGCCAGCGGAACTTCCTGCACTCAGCCGTGATTTCGGGCCCTACCCAGCTCAAGGGAACCGACATCGACGTTCCGGACCTGCGCGGCGGCTTCAGCCACCTGATCGCCGCCCTGGCCGCCACCGGAACCTCACGGGTCACCGGCATCGACATCATCAACCGCGGTTACGAGCGTTTCACCGAGAAGCTCGCTGGACTCGGTGCCGATTTCGACATCACCACCACGAAGTAG
- a CDS encoding D-alanine--D-alanine ligase family protein: protein MSQDTNTHGETASSRKPRVAVLFGGRSSEHAVSCVTAAGVLGAINKDKYEVIPIGIAKTGQWVLAPAETAEWSLAASALPEVVPSSETVTLAEIGGEHQLIVASPNQVPQELGAVDVVFPLLHGPFGEDGTIQGLLELSDTRYVGAGVLASAVGMDKHYMKVVFEAAGLRVGPYVVVTDRQWRKDPESVRKQVDRLGFPVFVKPARAGSSMGISKVDSLEELDAAIEEARRHDLKLVIEAGIVGREIECAVLEGRGTDAPRTSMPGEIAVSGGNHEFYDFNAKYVEDDAASLSCPADIPAEAISRVRELAATAFDAVGAEGLSRVDFFYTPEGELIINEINTMPGFTPKSMYPQMWAASGLEYAELIDELIYLALNRKTGLR, encoded by the coding sequence ATGTCCCAAGACACAAACACCCACGGGGAAACGGCCTCCAGCAGGAAACCGCGCGTTGCCGTGCTCTTCGGCGGACGCTCCAGCGAGCATGCCGTGAGCTGCGTGACCGCCGCCGGTGTCCTGGGCGCGATCAACAAGGACAAGTACGAGGTGATCCCCATTGGGATCGCCAAGACCGGCCAGTGGGTCCTTGCCCCGGCGGAAACGGCCGAGTGGTCCCTCGCGGCATCAGCCCTCCCCGAGGTGGTGCCGTCCTCGGAGACCGTCACCCTGGCAGAGATCGGCGGGGAACACCAGCTGATTGTGGCGTCGCCCAACCAGGTTCCGCAGGAACTGGGCGCCGTGGACGTTGTCTTCCCGCTGCTGCACGGCCCGTTCGGCGAGGACGGCACCATCCAGGGGCTCCTGGAATTGTCGGACACCCGGTACGTTGGCGCGGGAGTCCTGGCCTCCGCTGTCGGTATGGACAAGCACTACATGAAGGTTGTTTTCGAAGCTGCCGGGCTCCGCGTCGGTCCCTATGTGGTCGTGACGGACCGGCAGTGGCGCAAGGACCCCGAGTCCGTGCGGAAGCAGGTGGACCGGCTGGGGTTCCCCGTGTTCGTCAAGCCGGCCCGCGCAGGCTCCTCGATGGGCATCTCAAAGGTGGACTCCCTGGAGGAGTTGGACGCCGCCATCGAAGAAGCCCGCCGGCACGACCTCAAACTGGTGATCGAAGCCGGGATTGTGGGACGCGAGATCGAATGCGCAGTACTGGAAGGCAGGGGCACCGACGCGCCCCGGACTTCCATGCCGGGCGAAATCGCGGTATCCGGCGGAAACCATGAGTTTTACGACTTCAACGCCAAGTACGTCGAGGATGATGCCGCGTCCCTGAGCTGCCCGGCGGACATCCCGGCCGAGGCCATCTCCCGGGTCCGGGAACTGGCGGCCACCGCGTTCGACGCCGTGGGAGCCGAGGGTCTGAGCCGCGTGGACTTCTTCTATACGCCCGAGGGTGAGCTGATCATCAACGAGATCAACACCATGCCCGGCTTCACGCCCAAGAGCATGTACCCGCAGATGTGGGCAGCCTCCGGGCTGGAATACGCGGAGCTGATCGACGAGCTCATCTACTTGGCGTTGAACCGCAAAACCGGCCTCCGCTAA
- a CDS encoding lysophospholipid acyltransferase family protein has product MKESAKSRATFVFIAGIARPLLNLMMSKTWEGTDKLPASGFIAAPNHCTEIDPLVVGHMLYNQRRAPHFLAKASLFKVPGLGPLLKATKQVPVERSTAGANRSLQVAQEIVAEGGAIIIYPEGTLTRDPDLWPMKGHTGAARLALEGGIPVVPIAHWGAHEVFPRYGKRFHLFPRKRSRVVVGDPVDLSAFSGRPLDKATLTEATDVIMDAITALLAGLRGEQPPAERWDPAKQHQAKHGRFVERGQQPGAGTEAP; this is encoded by the coding sequence GTGAAGGAATCTGCCAAGAGCAGGGCCACGTTTGTGTTCATCGCCGGCATCGCCCGGCCCTTGTTGAACCTGATGATGTCCAAGACGTGGGAGGGCACCGACAAACTTCCCGCCAGCGGCTTCATCGCCGCGCCCAACCACTGCACCGAAATCGACCCGCTGGTGGTGGGCCACATGCTCTACAACCAGAGGCGTGCGCCGCATTTCCTCGCCAAGGCATCGCTGTTCAAGGTGCCCGGCCTTGGCCCGCTCCTGAAAGCCACCAAGCAGGTGCCGGTGGAGCGTTCGACAGCGGGAGCGAACCGGTCGCTGCAGGTGGCACAGGAGATCGTGGCTGAGGGTGGTGCCATCATCATCTACCCCGAGGGCACGCTGACCCGCGATCCTGACCTGTGGCCGATGAAAGGACACACGGGCGCTGCCCGGCTCGCCCTCGAAGGTGGAATTCCGGTGGTGCCCATCGCCCACTGGGGTGCGCACGAGGTGTTCCCCCGGTACGGCAAGCGTTTCCACCTGTTCCCGCGGAAGCGTTCTCGGGTCGTGGTGGGGGATCCGGTGGACCTGAGCGCGTTCAGCGGCCGTCCCCTGGACAAGGCAACGCTGACGGAGGCCACGGACGTGATCATGGACGCAATCACGGCGCTTCTTGCCGGCCTGCGCGGTGAGCAGCCGCCGGCGGAACGCTGGGACCCGGCCAAGCAACATCAGGCCAAGCATGGGCGTTTCGTGGAACGCGGACAGCAGCCCGGTGCGGGAACGGAAGCTCCGTGA